Proteins encoded by one window of Acidobacteriota bacterium:
- a CDS encoding AAA family ATPase — translation MYNDFYGFREAPFNITPDPRFLFFSERHREAFNHLLFGIHQRKGFIQLTGEVGAGKTTLSRALLEELDETYRTALILNPVMTGNQLLRSILRELGFSVGRIDRVSSMEFLNSFLLEQVHAGNDVVLLIDEAQDMSPDLLEQVRLLSNLETDQRKLLQIVLIGQPELREKLNARKLRQLRQRITVRYHLEPLDLDETDQYIRYRMQVAGANSRPTFSRWALRRIHRYSQGIPRLVNAVCDKTLLCGYVTGSDHLRWKHVRRAIRDLEGAP, via the coding sequence ATGTACAACGACTTCTACGGCTTTCGCGAGGCGCCCTTCAACATCACCCCGGATCCGCGTTTTCTCTTCTTCAGCGAACGCCACCGGGAGGCCTTCAACCACCTGCTGTTCGGCATCCACCAGCGCAAGGGCTTCATCCAGCTCACCGGCGAGGTCGGGGCCGGAAAGACCACCCTCAGCCGCGCGCTGTTGGAAGAGCTGGACGAGACCTACCGCACCGCCCTGATCCTCAATCCGGTGATGACCGGCAATCAACTACTGCGCAGCATCTTGCGCGAGCTGGGATTCAGCGTCGGCCGCATCGACCGGGTGTCGTCGATGGAGTTCTTGAATTCCTTCCTTCTCGAGCAGGTGCATGCGGGCAACGACGTGGTATTGCTGATCGACGAGGCCCAGGACATGAGCCCGGACCTGCTGGAGCAGGTCCGGTTGCTGTCCAACCTGGAGACGGACCAGCGCAAGCTCCTGCAGATCGTCCTCATCGGACAACCGGAGCTGCGTGAGAAGTTGAACGCCCGCAAGCTACGGCAGCTTCGCCAGCGAATCACGGTGCGCTATCACCTGGAACCCCTCGATCTCGACGAGACGGACCAGTACATTCGCTACCGCATGCAGGTCGCCGGCGCCAATTCTCGTCCGACCTTCAGCCGCTGGGCCCTGCGGCGGATCCATCGCTACTCCCAGGGCATCCCGCGGCTGGTCAATGCGGTGTGTGACAAGACCCTGCTGTGCGGCTATGTCACCGGCAGCGACCACCTGCGCTGGAAGCACGTCCGGCGGGCGATCCGCGACCTGGAAGGGGCGCCATGA
- a CDS encoding DUF1223 domain-containing protein, which yields MILRFTIVGLALMFAVTALAGRIAEDDRIADPLSRKNLILVELFTSQGCSSCPPADRLMGTFTGSKDVAVLAFHVDYWNRLGWQDPFSQSAWSVRQRDYALAMDLETVYTPQMVVDGLGEGVGSDASELKKLLAEARQRERPGLLTQTRTGVDLRLLDPIDQAAELWVAEVENGLVTQVERGENADRTLHNHFVVRKLTRLAELRAGTRGLSRYALPEAENENRHLVVFLQQKGFGRVLLAQRF from the coding sequence ATGATTCTACGCTTCACCATTGTCGGCCTCGCCCTGATGTTTGCCGTTACGGCGCTTGCCGGCCGGATCGCGGAAGACGACCGCATTGCGGATCCCCTTTCGCGCAAGAACCTGATCCTAGTGGAACTGTTCACCTCCCAGGGCTGCTCGAGCTGCCCGCCGGCGGATCGTCTGATGGGGACCTTCACGGGAAGCAAAGACGTCGCCGTGCTGGCCTTCCACGTCGACTACTGGAACCGCCTCGGCTGGCAAGATCCGTTCTCCCAAAGCGCCTGGTCCGTACGCCAGCGGGATTACGCCTTGGCGATGGATCTGGAGACCGTCTACACGCCGCAGATGGTGGTGGACGGACTCGGCGAAGGGGTGGGTTCCGACGCGTCGGAGCTGAAGAAGCTGCTGGCCGAGGCTCGCCAAAGGGAGCGCCCCGGTCTCTTGACGCAGACCCGAACGGGGGTCGACCTTCGCCTCCTCGACCCCATCGACCAGGCCGCCGAGCTGTGGGTGGCCGAGGTGGAAAACGGCTTGGTCACCCAGGTCGAGCGCGGCGAAAACGCCGACCGCACCCTTCACAATCACTTCGTGGTGCGCAAGCTCACCCGCCTCGCCGAGTTGCGGGCGGGCACTCGAGGGCTCAGTCGATATGCTCTCCCTGAGGCTGAGAACGAAAACCGCCACCTGGTGGTCTTTCTCCAGCAGAAGGGTTTCGGACGGGTCCTTCTGGCCCAGCGTTTCTGA
- a CDS encoding alpha/beta hydrolase-fold protein has protein sequence MSQHHLIPSRAMGRPINLWRFGHWGLPVLVFPSAAGMAHEWRSQGMLEALSHLLGSGKIKLYCAESNVAEAWTRKDHPPDHRIRRHMAYERFVVEELVPFIRADCHGPNLPIGVTGCSLGAFYAANFALKFPHIFNYALCMSGRYEARHFTDGFSNQDVYFNNPLAFVPNLSGGELERVRGNTFLSLVCGQGKWEEGCIEETHALADVLSAKRIHHHRDIWGHDVSHDWVWWQRQARHHLGQRYSG, from the coding sequence ATGTCGCAGCATCACTTGATACCCAGCCGCGCCATGGGGCGTCCGATCAACCTCTGGCGCTTCGGCCATTGGGGCCTGCCGGTGCTGGTGTTCCCGTCCGCCGCCGGAATGGCCCACGAGTGGCGCTCCCAGGGGATGCTCGAAGCTCTGAGCCACCTTTTGGGTTCCGGCAAGATCAAGCTGTACTGCGCCGAGAGCAACGTCGCCGAAGCGTGGACCCGCAAGGACCATCCGCCGGACCACCGCATTCGCCGCCACATGGCCTACGAGCGCTTCGTGGTGGAAGAATTGGTGCCTTTCATTCGGGCCGATTGCCACGGGCCGAATCTGCCCATCGGGGTCACTGGCTGCAGCCTCGGCGCCTTCTACGCCGCCAACTTCGCCCTCAAGTTTCCGCACATCTTCAACTATGCCCTGTGCATGAGCGGCCGCTACGAAGCGCGCCATTTCACCGACGGGTTCTCGAACCAGGACGTCTACTTCAACAACCCCCTGGCCTTCGTGCCAAACCTGTCCGGCGGGGAGCTGGAGCGGGTGCGCGGCAATACCTTCCTGTCGCTGGTCTGCGGTCAGGGCAAATGGGAAGAGGGCTGCATCGAGGAAACCCACGCTCTGGCCGACGTGCTGTCGGCCAAGAGGATTCACCATCACCGGGACATCTGGGGCCACGATGTCTCCCATGACTGGGTGTGGTGGCAGCGCCAGGCGCGTCATCATCTCGGCCAGAGGTACAGCGGATGA